A single window of Candidatus Methanoperedens sp. DNA harbors:
- the larE gene encoding ATP-dependent sacrificial sulfur transferase LarE: MSIDEKVQSILADIAEKGSVLIAFSGGVDSSVLAALAFRALGEKAIAVTADSQTLAPGELDHAKAVAREIGISHKIICYDELGEPGFAENPVDRCYHCKKGLIRELKKIAAEHDIKTIIEGTNISDLKNHRPGHRAVIEEEICNPFVEFKVTKEEIREIARKLGLSVADKPSMACLSSRFPYGQMITADALRRVGAAENYLRDRGFNVVRVRDHAGLARVEIAPEEMARLVEMRDAVSIEFKRLGFSYVTLDLMCFRSGSMDEVL, encoded by the coding sequence ATGTCAATTGATGAAAAAGTACAGTCTATTCTGGCGGATATTGCAGAAAAAGGCAGCGTTCTTATTGCATTTTCAGGCGGCGTGGATAGCTCCGTCCTTGCAGCACTGGCATTCAGGGCACTTGGAGAAAAAGCAATTGCTGTCACAGCAGATTCACAGACACTTGCCCCAGGTGAGCTTGATCACGCAAAAGCAGTAGCAAGAGAGATCGGGATTTCACATAAGATTATATGCTACGATGAACTTGGCGAGCCCGGATTTGCAGAAAATCCCGTGGATAGATGTTATCACTGCAAAAAGGGACTTATAAGGGAGCTAAAAAAAATAGCAGCAGAGCATGATATAAAAACTATTATAGAAGGAACAAATATTTCTGACCTGAAAAACCACAGGCCAGGCCACAGGGCTGTCATTGAAGAGGAGATCTGTAATCCTTTTGTGGAATTTAAGGTCACAAAGGAAGAGATCAGGGAGATTGCCCGGAAACTTGGTTTATCTGTGGCAGATAAGCCTTCGATGGCATGCCTTTCTTCCCGCTTCCCCTATGGACAGATGATCACGGCTGATGCTTTAAGGCGCGTAGGAGCTGCCGAAAATTATCTTCGTGACCGCGGATTCAATGTGGTACGTGTGCGCGACCATGCCGGATTAGCCCGCGTCGAGATCGCGCCGGAGGAGATGGCGCGCCTGGTGGAAATGCGCGATGCGGTTTCTATTGAGTTTAAAAGGCTTGGATTTTCTTATGTTACGCTTGATCTCATGTGTTTCAGGAGCGGAAGCATGGATGAGGTATTGTGA